A DNA window from Parabacteroides johnsonii DSM 18315 contains the following coding sequences:
- a CDS encoding BlaI/MecI/CopY family transcriptional regulator, with the protein MKRLTAREEEIMGYFWTKGPLFVKQLLEFYDEPRPHFNTLSTIVRGLEDKGFLAHHTFGNTYQYYAAVTEADYSRGTLKNVIAKYFNNSYLGVISSLVKEEEISVEELKELIESIDSGKLTIDN; encoded by the coding sequence ATGAAACGACTGACTGCAAGAGAAGAAGAAATCATGGGGTATTTCTGGACGAAAGGCCCTTTGTTCGTTAAGCAACTGCTCGAATTTTACGACGAGCCGAGGCCACATTTCAATACCCTTTCTACGATCGTACGCGGATTGGAGGATAAAGGTTTTTTGGCACATCATACGTTTGGCAATACCTACCAATATTATGCCGCGGTGACGGAAGCCGACTATAGCCGGGGAACGTTGAAAAACGTCATTGCCAAGTATTTCAACAATTCCTACCTCGGTGTTATCTCTTCACTGGTGAAGGAGGAGGAGATTTCGGTGGAGGAACTGAAAGAACTGATTGAATCGATTGACAGTGGAAAATTGACAATTGACAATTAA
- a CDS encoding M56 family metallopeptidase, with protein MGTFLVFIMKSTCCLAVFYLFYRLLLSRDTFHRFNRMALLSVIVFSIAIPFIRLVTDEPATVQGTVSDFERLLQMAGAPVEEEGSFPFWLAALFVVYAGGCLFFAGRFLYSLCQIVRLIRSGERAVLEDGTRLVVTDRTIPPFSWMKYIVISRIDMEESGAEILAHEQAHIRACHSLDMWLAGCCAVLHWFNPAAWLLKQELQNVHEYEADESVIAHGVDAKHYQLLLIKKAVGAQRFTSMANSFNHSKLKKRITMMLKQKSNPWARLKFLYVLPLAAVTVAAFAHPEISRRLEKVSDVELVEVFTSQQNKKVSQAKKQKAVEKLKQDAEPTEQESVQMKQGSKEMKQKTKAMKEEAKQSVVDMKADAVEAREDTQQVRRDAVEARNEVLEDKKQMRKDKPEIEMAVNREPREEAVVIGYGSMKQQDGKVFDILKKDKPLLRPLELKSNMRPAKGVEYAKPDPLVILDGVEYTGTLDKIDANKIESMSILKDERAEDIYGSKAAGGVILITTKRVSK; from the coding sequence GTGGGAACATTTTTAGTCTTCATAATGAAATCTACCTGCTGTCTGGCGGTGTTCTATCTGTTTTATCGCCTGCTTTTGAGCCGGGATACATTCCACCGTTTCAACCGGATGGCGCTTCTCAGCGTGATCGTCTTTTCGATCGCAATTCCTTTTATACGACTGGTTACCGATGAACCGGCCACTGTACAAGGTACGGTGTCGGATTTCGAACGGTTATTGCAAATGGCCGGAGCTCCTGTGGAGGAAGAGGGTAGCTTCCCGTTTTGGTTGGCGGCCTTGTTTGTCGTCTATGCCGGCGGATGTCTCTTTTTTGCAGGGCGGTTCCTCTATTCCCTCTGCCAGATCGTGCGTCTGATCCGTTCGGGTGAGCGGGCCGTATTGGAGGACGGGACGAGGCTTGTCGTCACCGACCGGACGATTCCTCCTTTTAGCTGGATGAAATATATTGTTATCTCCCGTATCGATATGGAAGAGAGCGGAGCTGAAATCCTGGCGCATGAACAGGCGCATATCAGAGCTTGCCATTCATTGGATATGTGGCTTGCCGGATGTTGTGCCGTCCTGCATTGGTTCAATCCCGCTGCCTGGCTGCTGAAACAGGAATTGCAGAACGTGCATGAATATGAGGCGGACGAGAGTGTGATCGCACATGGTGTGGATGCAAAGCATTATCAGTTATTATTAATAAAGAAGGCGGTCGGAGCACAGCGTTTTACCTCTATGGCCAACAGCTTCAACCACAGTAAACTTAAAAAACGGATTACTATGATGTTAAAACAAAAATCGAATCCTTGGGCTCGCTTGAAGTTTCTTTATGTGCTTCCGCTTGCAGCCGTTACCGTTGCCGCATTCGCCCATCCTGAAATATCCCGGCGGTTGGAAAAGGTTTCCGATGTGGAGCTTGTTGAAGTCTTCACATCACAACAGAACAAAAAAGTATCGCAGGCAAAGAAACAAAAAGCTGTCGAAAAGCTGAAACAGGACGCCGAACCGACGGAACAGGAATCTGTACAAATGAAACAGGGTTCCAAGGAGATGAAGCAAAAGACAAAAGCAATGAAAGAAGAGGCGAAGCAAAGTGTCGTTGATATGAAAGCGGATGCTGTCGAAGCCAGAGAAGATACCCAGCAAGTCCGTCGGGACGCTGTCGAAGCCCGTAACGAAGTTCTCGAAGATAAAAAGCAGATGCGCAAAGATAAGCCCGAAATCGAGATGGCGGTCAACCGGGAGCCTCGCGAGGAGGCAGTCGTTATCGGCTACGGATCGATGAAACAGCAGGATGGAAAGGTCTTTGACATACTAAAAAAAGATAAGCCTCTCTTGCGTCCTTTGGAACTTAAATCGAACATGCGCCCTGCCAAAGGTGTTGAATATGCTAAACCGGACCCGCTTGTTATACTTGACGGTGTCGAATATACGGGGACTCTGGATAAAATTGATGCCAACAAAATCGAATCGATGAGTATCCTGAAAGACGAGAGAGCCGAAGATATATATGGAAGCAAGGCGGCTGGAGGTGTGATCCTGATCACGACAAAGCGAGTGTCCAAATAA
- a CDS encoding DUF4934 domain-containing protein — protein MKNCVYQFAMSACLFLAACSGGGTKVAKLEVIPLGAAFDNQTELKTSDCFKKIRYVALETTDSCLVDKGASVTILNDWLVVVSGRNCQLFDKETGRFVRTVGHVGEDPEGCSTVHGGWQNPYTGKLSFAGWKGSFVMYGADGRFDRIWTLPIVSGAFPNISAFTYLDAEVIAGYYSASDSLPARVALFRGNEIIRVDSLLMGQSEENGVAGVNDIAMISVLKDGGSGVVLIKGKDGRSAIYSLGNTYFWNIDKELYFHHSYNDTIYQISAVEGLQPVRVLDLGAYGWAYNERFEDKKDAIYPTKFMENKDVIFFRFMTNVYNDKQKTYNALYRKADGTVKVCLFDERITDDMNGFLPLQPISVSSSGEFAAILPSEEVVSWFEDNAGKMDIPSEVVALKKVGEEDNPVVAIME, from the coding sequence ATGAAGAATTGTGTGTATCAGTTTGCAATGTCGGCATGTCTTTTTCTTGCCGCTTGCAGTGGAGGTGGAACGAAGGTGGCAAAACTTGAAGTGATCCCTCTGGGAGCTGCTTTCGACAATCAGACGGAGTTGAAGACTTCCGATTGTTTTAAGAAAATACGTTATGTCGCATTGGAAACGACGGATAGTTGCCTGGTGGATAAAGGTGCCTCGGTGACGATCTTAAATGATTGGCTTGTGGTGGTATCGGGACGTAATTGTCAGTTGTTCGACAAAGAGACAGGACGTTTCGTCCGTACGGTCGGGCATGTGGGTGAAGATCCTGAGGGGTGTTCGACAGTTCATGGGGGATGGCAGAATCCGTATACCGGCAAGTTGAGCTTTGCCGGATGGAAGGGTAGTTTTGTCATGTATGGTGCAGATGGTAGATTTGATCGGATTTGGACACTGCCGATCGTAAGTGGAGCATTCCCGAATATATCGGCATTCACTTATTTGGATGCGGAGGTCATAGCTGGCTATTATTCGGCATCCGATAGTTTACCGGCGCGGGTTGCTTTGTTCCGGGGGAATGAGATCATCCGTGTGGACTCGTTGCTGATGGGGCAATCAGAGGAAAACGGGGTAGCAGGTGTTAATGATATTGCCATGATATCGGTATTGAAAGATGGGGGATCGGGTGTTGTTCTGATAAAAGGCAAAGATGGCCGATCGGCTATTTATTCGCTTGGAAATACTTATTTTTGGAATATAGATAAGGAACTTTATTTCCACCATTCTTACAATGATACGATTTATCAGATATCAGCAGTGGAGGGACTACAGCCTGTGCGTGTACTGGATTTAGGTGCCTATGGTTGGGCCTACAACGAGCGTTTCGAGGATAAGAAAGACGCTATCTACCCGACAAAGTTCATGGAAAACAAAGATGTTATCTTTTTCCGCTTTATGACAAATGTTTATAACGACAAGCAGAAGACGTATAATGCCCTCTACCGGAAGGCGGACGGAACTGTCAAAGTCTGTCTTTTCGATGAACGGATAACCGATGATATGAACGGCTTTCTTCCTTTACAACCCATATCTGTCTCTTCCTCCGGCGAATTTGCCGCCATTCTCCCTTCGGAAGAAGTCGTATCCTGGTTCGAAGATAACGCCGGTAAAATGGATATCCCGTCTGAGGTGGTCGCCTTGAAGAAGGTCGGTGAGGAGGATAATCCGGTAGTGGCTATCATGGAGTAG
- a CDS encoding DUF4934 domain-containing protein — protein MKTQIYLWAASLCLLLTLCGSGVKKKGDLEVIPLEAALEKQKGLKVSDCFKKVRYVPLETTNNCLVGRGALAQILGDYIVVISEMNLCHLFDKQTGRFIRSVGRVGQGPGECQSLRGGWQNPHNKLFYFPGWKKDWHVYQADGRLNHTWRPSIRPGEFPTFAAYDYLDAEVNVSYYSETDKQPARLIAFKGDEPIYEQVLPLGMGNKEVEADEIALLSVRKGGTCNVMVLKRKNGKCSLMPYGNINFWHGGKELYFKRPYNDTIYRVSPKMELQPVRLLDLGAYEWPFDERFEEKKDAIYPASFLESKDIILFRFITNVYDEEKHLTYNALYRKADGIVKVSPFKEKIIDDRNGFLPLQPLFVSPEGEYADILPADEVVAWFEEHAGKTGIPAEVAALKKVSEEDNPVVVIME, from the coding sequence ATGAAAACACAAATTTATCTTTGGGCGGCTTCGTTATGCCTGCTTCTTACTCTTTGCGGAAGCGGAGTGAAAAAAAAGGGGGATCTGGAAGTGATCCCTTTGGAAGCTGCTTTAGAGAAGCAGAAAGGTTTGAAAGTTTCCGATTGTTTTAAGAAAGTACGCTACGTGCCGTTGGAGACTACAAACAACTGTTTGGTAGGACGAGGGGCCTTGGCTCAGATTTTAGGTGACTATATCGTGGTGATCTCCGAAATGAACCTGTGTCATTTATTTGATAAGCAGACGGGCCGTTTTATCCGTTCGGTCGGGCGTGTGGGACAAGGTCCCGGCGAATGCCAGTCTTTGCGTGGAGGATGGCAGAATCCTCACAACAAACTCTTCTATTTCCCCGGTTGGAAAAAAGATTGGCATGTCTACCAGGCGGATGGTCGCTTGAACCATACGTGGCGGCCCTCGATCCGACCGGGAGAGTTTCCGACTTTTGCGGCATACGATTATTTGGATGCGGAAGTCAACGTCAGCTATTATTCGGAGACAGACAAACAGCCTGCCCGTTTGATCGCTTTCAAGGGAGATGAACCGATCTATGAACAGGTCTTGCCTTTGGGTATGGGGAATAAGGAAGTCGAGGCGGATGAAATCGCATTGCTTTCGGTCCGGAAAGGAGGTACTTGCAATGTCATGGTCCTTAAACGGAAGAACGGTAAATGCTCGCTTATGCCTTACGGGAACATCAATTTCTGGCATGGAGGCAAGGAATTGTATTTCAAACGGCCGTATAACGATACGATTTATCGGGTATCTCCCAAGATGGAGCTACAACCTGTACGTTTGTTGGATTTGGGTGCTTATGAATGGCCCTTCGATGAGCGTTTTGAAGAAAAGAAGGATGCGATTTATCCGGCTTCTTTTTTAGAAAGTAAAGATATCATCTTATTCCGTTTCATAACGAATGTATATGACGAGGAAAAGCACCTGACCTATAACGCACTTTACCGGAAAGCAGACGGGATAGTTAAGGTCTCTCCTTTCAAAGAAAAAATCATAGATGACCGGAACGGCTTCCTGCCGTTGCAACCGTTGTTTGTTTCACCCGAAGGGGAGTATGCGGACATACTTCCGGCGGATGAGGTGGTTGCCTGGTTTGAAGAACATGCCGGTAAAACCGGTATTCCGGCCGAAGTGGCCGCCTTGAAGAAAGTCAGTGAGGAGGATAATCCGGTGGTGGTGATTATGGAGTAG
- a CDS encoding Gfo/Idh/MocA family protein has translation MERFKVGIIGAGHIARKMAHTLRDMEGVESYAVASRNLENAEGFAREWGFTRAYGSYEELAGDPEVQLIYIATPHSHHFEQAQMCLEKGKPVLCEKAFTANAGQAEALIRLSKEKQVFLTEAIWTRYMPFSETLRELVDGGTIGRVMMLTANIGYPIAEKERIARPELCGGALLDIGVYPINFARMLFGLEITGITSACVKGETGVDLQSSITFVYRNHRMAVLQMTAFCANDRQGVISGDKGYIIVDNINNPQQAIVYSINHEEVARYTCPPQITGFEYQVQASIDAIREGKIETPYMPHTETLHIMQMLDDLREEWGVRYPMD, from the coding sequence ATGGAACGTTTTAAAGTCGGAATTATAGGAGCCGGGCATATCGCCCGTAAAATGGCGCATACGTTGCGCGATATGGAAGGAGTCGAATCGTATGCAGTCGCCTCCCGTAACTTGGAAAATGCCGAAGGGTTTGCCCGTGAATGGGGTTTTACACGGGCTTACGGGTCCTATGAGGAATTGGCGGGTGATCCCGAAGTGCAGCTGATTTATATCGCCACCCCGCATTCCCACCATTTTGAGCAGGCGCAGATGTGTCTCGAAAAGGGGAAGCCGGTCTTATGTGAAAAAGCATTCACTGCCAATGCCGGGCAGGCGGAAGCGTTGATACGTTTGTCAAAAGAGAAACAGGTTTTCCTGACCGAGGCGATTTGGACACGTTATATGCCTTTCTCCGAGACGCTCCGCGAATTGGTTGACGGAGGGACGATCGGACGCGTGATGATGCTGACTGCCAATATCGGCTATCCGATTGCCGAGAAGGAGCGCATCGCCCGGCCGGAGCTTTGTGGCGGTGCTTTGCTGGATATCGGAGTTTATCCGATCAATTTTGCGAGGATGCTTTTCGGCTTGGAGATTACAGGTATTACTTCAGCCTGCGTGAAAGGGGAGACGGGAGTGGATTTGCAGAGCAGCATTACTTTTGTGTACCGGAACCATCGGATGGCTGTTTTACAAATGACTGCTTTTTGTGCGAACGACAGGCAAGGAGTTATTTCGGGAGATAAAGGATACATCATCGTTGACAATATCAACAACCCACAGCAGGCAATCGTTTATTCGATTAATCATGAAGAAGTGGCTCGCTATACCTGTCCGCCGCAGATAACGGGCTTCGAGTATCAGGTGCAGGCTTCCATCGATGCGATCCGCGAGGGAAAGATTGAGACGCCTTATATGCCACATACGGAAACTTTGCATATCATGCAGATGTTGGATGATCTCCGGGAAGAATGGGGCGTGCGGTATCCGATGGACTAA
- a CDS encoding beta-N-acetylglucosaminidase domain-containing protein: MKLLNLTAALLVGGALQAQNPLPAIHPQPQEVTLSTNWLKAPHGFTLSGIQHPDEDAMRLIKETLSVTSHSEALPLTIKQIDSKDSELKRSGAYQLTIDPKGIEIAVSDSRGLFYAAQTLQQLAQTDGQGNTTLPLGVIKDYPDVAYRGTVEGFYGDPWSHADRIEQLRFYGKMKMNTYIYGPKDDPYHSSPNWRKPYPEKEAAQIKDLVEEAAANKVDFVWAIHPGLDIKWTDEDRMNVLNKFGMMYDLGVRSFAVFFDDISGEGAKADKQADLLNFLQKEFIEKKEGVSPLIMCPTEYNRAWAGSDYLDVLGKTLDPAIHVMWTGNSVIHDITLEGQEWVNKRIQRPSYVWWNFPVSDYCRDHLLMGPSYGLDPNAIHAMSGFVANPMERAEASKVALYGVADYAWNMKAYHPESDFAEACRYVLPEAPEAFQTFCENNCDPGPNGHRYRRDESVRNAGYAGAFLLDFRQHRYNADAADQMNRLFAEIAAAPAAIETSRNKALIDEIKPWLMQFHLLGKAGQAAIRTAEAGQGQDRAATWQSYLSLTSLLDSMRTIDRTYNQNPYQKGVKVGSRVLTPFVQEIHSGIGSNLLFSDQSDATTTRMSKASILTDIEQLKYQPLKEGKDQIGYNRLNEVLRIEPGQSFGLTWELQKEATSFNFSLPKSENSGRVFEWSADGKQWTAIADIPADQAHFKLEKIAPEARYIRMRNATDKQMQIYLYEFAITTKENTSIDPVRLMYDKNLESVNTLTAGSRITVDKGKGNSLELFLSGSPCSQVVVEGIPLKGKAKQVLYSGPANYIKLKKEVLENIKTLELYNAGQTEIRIHEVN, encoded by the coding sequence ATGAAACTACTAAATCTAACTGCTGCCCTCCTTGTAGGAGGTGCCCTGCAAGCACAAAATCCCCTGCCGGCCATCCATCCGCAGCCGCAGGAAGTCACATTGTCGACTAACTGGTTGAAAGCGCCTCATGGTTTTACCCTCTCCGGCATACAGCATCCGGATGAAGATGCCATGAGACTGATCAAAGAAACCTTATCCGTCACGAGTCATTCGGAAGCTCTGCCGCTTACGATCAAACAGATCGACAGCAAGGACTCTGAACTGAAACGTTCGGGTGCCTACCAGCTCACCATCGATCCCAAAGGAATCGAGATTGCCGTTTCCGACAGTCGCGGTCTCTTCTATGCAGCACAGACACTGCAACAATTGGCCCAAACCGACGGGCAAGGTAATACGACGCTGCCACTCGGTGTCATCAAAGACTATCCCGATGTCGCCTATCGTGGAACTGTTGAAGGTTTTTACGGCGATCCCTGGAGCCACGCCGACCGCATCGAGCAACTTCGTTTTTATGGCAAAATGAAGATGAACACCTATATCTACGGGCCGAAAGACGATCCCTACCACAGCTCCCCTAACTGGCGCAAGCCTTATCCGGAAAAGGAAGCGGCACAAATCAAAGATCTGGTAGAGGAAGCCGCTGCCAACAAGGTGGACTTCGTCTGGGCAATCCATCCGGGCCTGGACATCAAATGGACGGATGAAGACCGGATGAATGTGTTGAACAAGTTCGGTATGATGTACGATTTAGGGGTCCGCTCCTTTGCGGTCTTCTTCGACGATATATCCGGTGAAGGGGCTAAAGCGGACAAACAAGCCGACCTGCTCAACTTCCTGCAAAAGGAGTTTATTGAGAAAAAAGAAGGTGTCAGCCCCTTGATCATGTGTCCGACCGAATATAACCGGGCTTGGGCAGGAAGCGACTACTTAGATGTGCTGGGCAAAACACTCGACCCGGCAATCCATGTGATGTGGACCGGCAACAGCGTGATCCACGATATCACACTCGAAGGGCAGGAATGGGTAAACAAGCGCATCCAGCGCCCGTCGTATGTTTGGTGGAATTTCCCTGTAAGCGACTACTGTCGTGACCATCTGCTGATGGGGCCGTCTTACGGGCTCGATCCAAATGCTATACATGCCATGTCGGGATTCGTGGCCAACCCGATGGAACGGGCGGAAGCCTCCAAAGTAGCTCTCTACGGAGTCGCCGATTATGCCTGGAACATGAAAGCCTATCATCCCGAAAGCGACTTCGCCGAAGCCTGCCGTTACGTTCTACCGGAAGCACCTGAAGCCTTCCAGACATTCTGCGAGAACAACTGCGATCCGGGACCAAACGGCCACCGTTACCGCCGCGACGAATCCGTCCGTAACGCCGGTTATGCCGGAGCCTTCCTCTTAGACTTCCGCCAGCACCGCTATAATGCAGATGCAGCCGACCAGATGAACCGATTGTTCGCCGAAATCGCTGCCGCTCCGGCTGCCATCGAAACAAGCCGAAACAAGGCGCTGATAGACGAAATCAAACCGTGGCTGATGCAGTTCCACTTGTTAGGAAAAGCCGGACAAGCTGCTATCCGGACAGCTGAAGCCGGACAAGGACAGGATCGTGCCGCCACCTGGCAATCGTATCTGTCGCTCACCTCATTGCTCGACAGTATGCGCACGATCGACCGGACTTACAATCAAAATCCGTACCAGAAAGGGGTGAAAGTCGGTTCACGCGTCCTGACCCCGTTCGTACAGGAGATACATTCAGGGATCGGAAGCAACCTGCTGTTCTCAGACCAGTCAGATGCCACCACTACCCGGATGAGCAAGGCTTCTATCCTGACGGATATCGAACAATTGAAATATCAACCGTTGAAGGAAGGTAAAGACCAGATCGGATATAACCGCCTGAACGAGGTACTGCGTATCGAACCGGGACAATCCTTCGGCCTCACTTGGGAACTGCAAAAGGAGGCTACCTCTTTCAATTTCAGCCTGCCGAAGAGCGAAAACAGCGGACGGGTATTCGAATGGTCCGCCGACGGTAAACAATGGACGGCTATTGCTGACATCCCCGCCGACCAAGCCCACTTCAAACTGGAAAAGATCGCCCCTGAAGCACGTTATATCCGTATGCGGAACGCTACGGACAAGCAGATGCAAATCTACCTGTACGAATTTGCCATAACAACGAAAGAAAATACCTCTATCGATCCTGTCCGCCTGATGTATGACAAGAACCTGGAATCTGTCAATACATTGACCGCAGGTTCACGTATTACGGTTGATAAAGGAAAGGGCAATTCACTTGAACTATTTCTATCCGGCTCTCCTTGCAGCCAAGTTGTAGTGGAAGGTATACCATTAAAAGGAAAAGCAAAACAAGTGCTCTATTCCGGCCCGGCAAATTACATCAAGCTGAAAAAGGAAGTATTAGAAAACATAAAGACCCTGGAACTGTATAACGCAGGACAAACAGAAATCCGCATCCACGAGGTCAACTAA
- a CDS encoding DUF3857 domain-containing protein translates to MIQNKHKLAFLLCLLLMATTAFGASEAEYKKLAKTWTLNADGSQEFRYNMELTLFTHTAMNGTYGESFIVYNPQYQELKINSSYTRQKDGTIIKTPDNAFVEVLPRNAADAPAYNHLKEMVVVHTGLELGATIYLDYTVTSKPGYLPEVDIFEELLQSSPVKEYTLTIVTPETKELAYTLANNPTKASVKQADGTCTTSWTLRNLPASSRAPFVSVRNGDVPFLAATTYASEGEALATLFKQFNPSGDPQLTTLAESLTEGKDKDEDKLKAILEYTTLHIGGSMLTLDQTGYRLRPADAVINTAYGTEAEKANLLAGLLDGAGFKAEPMVTYQAHADKGLALKAVDQLFVSCMVNGELYLFSTYSTRRPQTGNFDRTPLFSLQTGKPVAVAVPQDYRIKSDITVSFKEGKVTTFTKESVGKALMPYFKIGNGENNQVVPLKVENGYATISLPDAEYGFSHLPYGYLNSKRKENLLIPRPVSEVYTYTIECPENMELRTPRMYKAISNTAGKLSIIVKKEGRTATVTRSLELSKQLYTPAEYKDLRQLLTEWSDVNGKTLLFSVQ, encoded by the coding sequence ATGATACAGAACAAACATAAACTCGCCTTCCTCCTTTGCCTGCTGCTGATGGCTACGACAGCCTTCGGAGCATCGGAAGCCGAATATAAAAAACTGGCAAAGACCTGGACGCTCAATGCCGACGGCAGCCAGGAATTCCGTTATAACATGGAACTGACGCTTTTCACTCATACGGCCATGAACGGCACCTACGGAGAAAGCTTCATCGTTTACAATCCGCAATATCAGGAACTGAAGATCAACTCGTCTTACACCCGGCAGAAAGACGGCACGATCATCAAAACACCTGACAACGCTTTCGTGGAAGTTCTTCCCCGCAATGCGGCTGATGCTCCTGCCTACAACCACCTGAAAGAAATGGTTGTCGTCCATACGGGCCTGGAATTGGGAGCGACTATCTATCTCGACTATACTGTCACTTCCAAACCGGGTTATCTGCCGGAGGTTGACATTTTCGAAGAGCTACTCCAATCCTCTCCCGTCAAGGAATACACCCTGACGATTGTGACGCCCGAAACCAAAGAACTTGCCTACACATTGGCGAACAATCCGACAAAAGCGTCAGTCAAACAAGCTGATGGCACTTGTACGACAAGCTGGACATTGCGCAACCTGCCGGCTTCTTCCCGCGCTCCGTTCGTCTCTGTCCGGAATGGCGACGTTCCTTTTCTCGCCGCTACGACTTACGCATCCGAAGGGGAGGCATTGGCCACCCTGTTCAAACAGTTCAATCCGTCCGGTGATCCTCAACTCACAACTCTGGCAGAAAGCCTGACCGAAGGAAAAGACAAGGACGAGGACAAACTGAAAGCGATCCTCGAATACACAACCCTCCATATCGGGGGCAGTATGTTGACATTGGATCAGACCGGCTACCGCCTCCGCCCTGCCGATGCAGTCATAAACACTGCTTACGGAACTGAAGCTGAAAAAGCCAACTTGCTCGCGGGTCTGTTGGATGGAGCAGGCTTCAAAGCCGAACCGATGGTAACTTACCAGGCTCATGCAGACAAGGGGTTGGCACTGAAAGCAGTCGACCAGCTGTTCGTCTCCTGTATGGTGAACGGTGAATTGTACTTATTCTCCACTTATTCCACCCGTCGTCCGCAAACGGGAAACTTCGACCGGACTCCGCTTTTCAGCCTGCAAACGGGAAAACCTGTAGCCGTTGCCGTTCCACAGGATTACCGGATCAAGAGCGACATCACTGTCAGTTTCAAAGAAGGAAAGGTGACGACATTCACTAAAGAATCGGTCGGTAAAGCATTGATGCCTTATTTCAAGATAGGTAACGGCGAAAACAATCAAGTTGTTCCTTTGAAAGTGGAAAACGGGTATGCAACGATCTCACTTCCGGATGCAGAATACGGCTTCTCCCATCTGCCTTATGGCTACCTGAACAGCAAGCGGAAAGAAAACCTGCTGATTCCGCGTCCTGTCAGCGAAGTTTACACATACACGATCGAATGTCCTGAAAATATGGAACTGCGCACACCGAGAATGTACAAGGCGATCAGCAATACTGCCGGTAAACTATCTATCATTGTCAAAAAGGAAGGACGCACGGCAACCGTCACCCGCAGCCTGGAATTGAGTAAACAACTCTATACTCCTGCTGAATACAAGGATTTGCGCCAACTTTTGACTGAATGGAGTGACGTAAATGGAAAGACGCTGTTGTTTTCGGTACAGTAA